The following is a genomic window from Dehalococcoidia bacterium.
CGTATCGGCTGCGCCCACCTCTCCCTTAACTGGTGCGCTGCAGCCCGGCGAGCGCTTGGAGGAGCGCCGTCTGGTCCGACTTGAGCTTTGCCAATGCCTTTTCCATCGCGAGGAACTTCTTAGTCAGCACCTCTTCTTTCTGGGAGAGGCGCCGCTCCATCTCCGCGACGCGATCCTTGAGCGACTCGATCTGCGAAGTCAGCTCGCTCTTCCGTTTCTCGAGGGTGCCGCCAGCGTCGGTCAAGACGGAGAGGTAATCGGCTGCCTTGTAGGCGACCCCCTTGGTGGCGACAGTCGTGGTGATGATATGGGTGCCGTCGGTCAAGACGGCGCCGGCGCGCAAGGTGACACCGGGGATGAGGGTCGTGTTCACCCCGTTGGCCGTGATCGTTCCCGTCACCTTCGGCTGCGGTGTCCCGCCGGTCGGCGTGAAGATCGCCTCGATTGTCCCGTCGGCTTTCGTCGTGATCTGATAGGTGCCCGATTGGCGGGCAGCCGGGTTCCCGCTAATGCTGATCAGGGAGCCGGTTCCGCCCGGTTGGAGCGTTGTGGTCTGCGTGAGCGAGCCGAACACCTCGCGCACGGCAAAGGGATTGCTGCGCAGGGCGTCGGTCAGCTTCGCTTCGTCGAGAACGAGGTCCCGCGTTGCGCCTGCCGCGGTGCCGACTGCGCCGAACGTGATGCCAAGGTCGGCCAGCTTCGTCGCCGTTCCGCTCAGCCCGTCGCCTGGGCTGGTGACAATGTTTTTGAGCGCAACCTCGACCCCCCGCAGGAGCGCATCGCCGCTCAGCGGTCCGCCGGTTTTGGTCGCCACATCGTAGGCGGTCTGCTGGCGGAGATAGGCCATCGTGCTGTTATAGGTGGCGACGAAGTCTCGGATCGCATTCAGTGTTGTGGCGGTGTCCTGCCCTACGGTCACGGTCATCGGGGTTGCGCTGACGGCGCGCAGCGTGAGCGTGATTCCGGGCAAAGCATCGGCGATGGTGTTGCTCGCGCTGTACTGCGGCGCGCCGCCGGCGATGCTGTCGATCCGATAGATTGCGGTGTCGCCGACGGTGGTAACAGCGATAGGCGTCCCGCTGCTATCGACGAACCGAAGCGCCTCTACGAGGTTCCCGCCCCCTGCCGGCGGGACACTCGCGGCGATGGTGATCATCTGCGAGCCGGTGGCGTTGTTGGTCAGCC
Proteins encoded in this region:
- the fliD gene encoding flagellar filament capping protein FliD, with amino-acid sequence MSNPFALSGLASGVDTANLVQQLMAVERRPIDKVIAQQKKTESRSKALAEITSRLHTLRAKLLTLAQGASLNAKAVSTDVAAGAVAPATVSAGPSAANGTFRVWVDRLATPTRSESAGAIGQAVDLAAPLATAGFGLTPTTGTFTINGAVITIDENTILSDGVDAAGANTILAKINHAGVGVTASIVNDADGRPNKLKLTSATTIRLGSGADTSNFLTAAKLLAAPNVTEGSNQTVTSTGNLGVAQVAATLNQARLTGLAATAGSFTINGVTIAYDPAVDSLNTVISRINASAAGVTASYDPVSDRVRLTNNATGSQMITIAASVPPAGGGNLVEALRFVDSSGTPIAVTTVGDTAIYRIDSIAGGAPQYSASNTIADALPGITLTLRAVSATPMTVTVGQDTATTLNAIRDFVATYNSTMAYLRQQTAYDVATKTGGPLSGDALLRGVEVALKNIVTSPGDGLSGTATKLADLGITFGAVGTAAGATRDLVLDEAKLTDALRSNPFAVREVFGSLTQTTTLQPGGTGSLISISGNPAARQSGTYQITTKADGTIEAIFTPTGGTPQPKVTGTITANGVNTTLIPGVTLRAGAVLTDGTHIITTTVATKGVAYKAADYLSVLTDAGGTLEKRKSELTSQIESLKDRVAEMERRLSQKEEVLTKKFLAMEKALAKLKSDQTALLQALAGLQRTS